In the Hordeum vulgare subsp. vulgare chromosome 7H, MorexV3_pseudomolecules_assembly, whole genome shotgun sequence genome, one interval contains:
- the LOC123410257 gene encoding potassium channel KOR1-like — MFTETGRPAPRGLDRSTSSVSSIRRCVHAVQMGRWLRSKRTAGEEEEEAAKEYEVDVVPDRLKSSRSGRGPPPRSLSRLADDGEGGFLRGHIVHPDNELYWLWTRFIVFWAAYSSFLTPLEFGFFRGLPRNLLLLDMVGQIAFLIDIVLRFLVAYRDSDTHRITYNPTSIAVRYCKSSFIFDLLGCFPWDLIYKACGHKEEVRYLLWIRLTRSLKVTQFFTDLEKDIRVNYLFTRIVKLIVVELFCTHTAACIFYYLATTLPESMEGYTWIGSLQLGDYSYSHFREIDLTTRYITSMYFAIVTMTTVGYGDIHAVNLKEMIFVMIYVSFDMLLGAYLVGNMTAIIVKGSTTERFRDKMKEVIMYMNKHKLGKDIREQIKGHLRLQYESSRTEASVLGDIPVSIRAKISQTLYMPYIERTPLFKGCSAEFLQQIVARLQEEFYLPEEVVLEQGSAIDQLYFVCQGALEGVGIGKDGQEEASITFEQGNSFGEIAILCNIPQPYNVRVCELCRLLRLDKESLTYILGIYFSDGKKLLSNLTESNEYCQRVKQIGLDVTFHIGKQEEELTLRVNTAALHGDLNQLAGLIRAGADPNNTDYNGRSPLHLAASKGYEDVAQFLIREGVDINCTDQFGNTPLLEAVKQGHDRVASLLFAKGAKLNLENAGSHLCMAVSKRETDFIRGALAYGADPNSKDYDNRHPLHIAAAEGLYIMAKLLVDAGASVLVTDRRGTTPLDEGRMTGSKPLIMLLEQAKAEELAKFPTRGEKVKDEVHQRLCSVFPYHPWNTNVKRKEGVMLWIPHTMSELIRSAQEKLGLSGPCLRLLCEDGAAVQEVDMVIEGQKLYLVGDEDM; from the exons ATGTTCACCGAAACTGGCCGGCCGGCGCCGCGGGGGCTCGATCGATCGACCTCATCAGTCAGTAGCATTCGGAGGTGTGTTCATGCCGTGCAAATGGGGAGGTGGCTGCGGTCCAAGCggacggccggggaggaggaagaggaggcggcGAAGGAGTACGAGGTGGACGTGGTGCCCGACCGGCTCAAGTCGTCGCGGAGCGGCCGCGGTCCCCCTCCCCGCTCcctcagccgcctcgccgacgacgGGGAGGGCGGGTTCCTCCGCGGCCACATCGTCCACCCCGACAACGA GTTGTATTGGTTATGGACAAGGTTCATAGTGTTTTGGGCAGCATATAGTTCCTTCCTTACACCGTTGGAATTTGGGTTCTTCAGGGGGCTGCCTAGGAACCTTTTACTCTTGGACATGGTTGGCCAGATTGCCTTCCTTATTGATATTGTTCTGAGGTTTCTTGTGGCCTACCGTGACTCGGACACACACCGCATCACATACAATCCGACCTCTATTGCCGTCCG ATATTGCAAATCAAGCTTCATCTTCGATCTACTTGGTTGCTTCCCTTGGGATCTTATTTATAAG GCTTGTGGACATAAAGAAGAAGTACGATACTTATTGTGGATTCGCTTAACACGATCTCTGAAAGTTACCCAGTTTTTTACAGATTTGGAAAAGGACATTCGTGTTAATTACCTGTTCACAAGAATAGTGAAACTAATAGTTGTGGAGCTCTTTTGTACACACACTGCAGCTTGTATCTTCTATTACCTGGCAACAACACTTCCTGAATCAATGGAAGGATATACATGGATAGGTAGTTTGCAGTTAGGAGACTATAGCTATTCTCATTTCAGGGAGATTGATCTAACCACACGTTATATTACATCAATGTACTTTGCCATCGTCACCATGACAACTGTTG GCTATGGTGACATTCATGCTGTAAACCTGAAGGAAATGATATTTGTCATGATATATGTTTCCTTTGATATGCTTCTTGGAGCTTATCTCGTCGGTAACATGACTGCAATTATTGTGAAAGGCTCAACAACCGAGCGATTCAGGGATAAAATGAAAGAAGTTATCATGTATATGAACAAACATAAACTTGGAAAGGACATCAGAGAACAGATCAAGGGGCATTTGAGGTTGCAGTATGAAAGCAGCCGCACTGAAGCCTCTGTTCTTGGGGATATCCCAGTTTCTATTCGTGCAAAG ATTTCACAAACACTGTACATGCCATATATTGAAAGGACACCATTGTTCAAAGGATGTTCAGCAGAGTTCCTTCAACAGATT GTTGCCAGGCTGCAAGAAGAGTTCTACTTACCAGAAGAGGTTGTTTTGGAGCAAGGAAGTGCAATTGATCAGTTATACTTTGTCTGTCAGGGTGCACTA GAAGGAGTTGGCATTGGCAAAGATGGTCAAGAAGAGGCTAGTATAACGTTTGAGCAAGGGAACTCTTTTGGAGAAATTGCTATTCTTTGCAACATTCCACAGCCCTACAATGTTCGTGTTTGTGAACTTTGCAGGCTCTTACGGTTAGATAAAGAGTCACTCACATACATATTGGGGATTTATTTCTCTGATGGAAAAAAACTTTTGAGCAATCTTACTGAG AGCAATGAATACTGCCAACGAGTTAAACAAATAGGATTAGATGTCACATTCCATATTGGGAAGCAAGAGGAAGAGCTGACCTTAAGAGTGAATACCGCCGCTTTACATGGTGACCTTAATCAGCTGGCAGGCTTAATACGAGCTGGAGCTGATCCAAATAACACTGATTATAATGGGCGGTCTCCTTTG CATCTTGCAGCTTCCAAAGGTTATGAAGATGTTGCGCAGTTCCTTATCCGTGAGGGCGTTGATATCAATTGTACCG ATCAATTTGGGAACACACCCTTACTAGAGGCAGTGAAGCAGGGGCATGATAGAGTGGCCTCATTGCTTTTTGCGAAAGGAGCCAAACTGAACCTCGAGAATGCGGGTAGTCATCTCTGCATGGCTGTATCAAAGAGAGAGACTGATTTCATTCGGGGGGCTCTAGCTTACGGTGCCGACCCAAACTCGAAAGACTACGACAACCGGCATCCTCTCCACATAGCTGCTGCAGAGGGCTTGTATATTATGGCAAAGTTGCTGGTAGACGCTGGCGCAAGTGTGCTTGTAACAGACAG ACGTGGTACTACTCCGCTGGACGAAGGGCGCATGACCGGGAGTAAGCCTCTTATAATGCTGCTGGAACAGGCGAAAGCCGAGGAGCTCGCCAAGTTCCCCACACGAGGCGAAAAAGTTAAAG ATGAAGTACATCAACGACTGTGCTCCGTGTTCCCTTACCATCCGTGGAATACTAATGTCAAGCGAAAGGAGGGGGTGATGCTGTGGATTCCTCACACTATGAGTGAACTCATCAGGTCAGCCCAGGAGAAGCTGGGTTTGTCTGGCCCATGCCTGCGCTTGCTCTGTGAGGATGGCGCGGCGGTCCAGGAAGTGGACATGGTAATTGAGGGACAGAAGCTCTATCTGGTTGGAGACGAGGACATGTGA
- the LOC123409461 gene encoding pentatricopeptide repeat-containing protein At3g61520, mitochondrial-like → MCAARRLAAAFPRLRAQNRLSSSAASPPAPTPSAVSVLDDLLSAPTPSASALSLLRDTPSLSEELYSTLAAPSHALTPASLALLLSLPACHRSPPPSAPILSALLSKLLARRPSSPVQAAGFLCASLAAGAPPPDTSVFNKLLAPLARARDLPRMTQLFSSMRGAAVRPDAVTYGILVNGLCKSGRVGDALRMLDGMSHSDSDVRPDIVTVNTVVNGLCKSGRVQEAVTFVEERMRSVHGRAPNTFTYNCLADAFCRVENVGMACEVVGRMEREGLSPDVFTLNMIVSALCRVGRVWAAVEFFREKRRIWPEARGNAVTYNTLVQALLRTKNVGVAMELFHEMTEEGPPPKKTMYFIMMLGLTQAGRLQDACSMASSMNKAGFQLDAKVYNILIGGFCRENRLSEAHEWLWKMKEAGLRPDVYTYTTLLSGLCKAGDFLAVDELMGKMIHDGCRPSVVTFGTLIHGYCKAGKIDEALQIFGSMDESGVQPNTVIYNILIDFLCKSRNASLAHKLFDWMSEKHVPPDVTTFNALLKGLRDTNMPEKAFELMDRMSEERCTPDSVTIEVLREWLPDIGETNRLNNFMQQVGRTAPKRTTS, encoded by the coding sequence ATGTGCGCAGCCAGGCGTCTCGCAGCGGCATTCCCTCGACTGCGAGCACAGAACCGCttgtcctcctccgccgcctccccaCCCGCTCCCACCCCTTCCGCCGTCTCCGTCCTCGACGACCTCCTTTCGGCGCCCAccccttccgcctccgccctctccctcctccgcgACACGCCGTCCCTCTCCGAAGAGCTCTACTCCACCCTCGCCGCGCCCTCCCACGCCCTCACCCCAGCCtccctcgcgctcctcctctcccttcccgcaTGCCACCGCAGCCCGCCTCCCTCGGCGCCCATCCTCTCCGCCCTCTTATCCAAGCTCCTCGCGCGTCGTCCCTCCTCTCCCGTCCAAGCCGCCGGCTTCCTCTGTGCCTCCCTGGCCGCTGGCGCCCCGCCGCCAGACACTTCCGTTTTCAACAAACTCTTAGCCCCGCTCGCTCGCGCCCGAGACCTCCCGAGAATGACCCAGCTCTTCTCCTCCATGCGGGGCGCCGCTGTCAGACCTGACGCCGTCACCTACGGCATACTCGTCAATGGCCTCTGCAAATCTGGCCGCGTCGGGGATGCCCTCAGGATGCTCGATGGAATGTCTCATTCAGACTCGGACGTGCGCCCAGATATTGTCACGGTGAACACTGTCGTGAACGGGTTGTGCAAGAGTGGGAGGGTTCAAGAGGCTGTGACATTTGTGGAGGAGCGGATGAGGAGTGTGCATGGACGTGCACCCAACACATTTACTTACAACTGCTTGGCCGATGCGTTTTGCCGTGTGGAGAATGTTGGCATGGCGTGTGAGGTGGTTGGGAGGATGGAGAGGGAGGGCCTGTCACCGGATGTCTTCACTCTGAACATGATTGTGTCCGCCTTGTGCCGGGTAGGGAGGGTTTGGGCTGCGGTGGAGTTCTTCAGGGAGAAGAGAAGAATTTGGCCTGAAGCCAGGGGCAATGCGGTGACCTACAACACTCTGGTTCAGGCTTTGCTCCGCACTAAAAATGTGGGTGTGGCCATGGAGTTGTTCCATGAGATGACAGAAGAAGGGCCACCACCAAAGAAAACCATGTATTTCATCATGATGTTGGGATTGACACAAGCAGGGCGGTTACAGGATGCTTGCTCCATGGCGTCGTCGATGAACAAGGCAGGCTTTCAGTTGGATGCAAAAGTATACAATATTTTGATTGGTGGGTTTTGTAGGGAGAACAGACTGTCTGAGGCTCATGAGTGGCTTTGGAAGATGAAGGAAGCTGGTCTCCGGCCAGATGTGTACACCTACACTACCTTGTTGTCTGGTTTGTGCAAAGCAGGAGATTTCTTGGCTGTCGATGAATTGATGGGGAAAATGATCCATGATGGTTGCCGGCCTTCTGTGGTCACCTTTGGTACACTTATACATGGATATTGCAAAGCTGGTAAAATAGACGAGGCGTTGCAGATTTTCGGGTCTATGGATGAATCTGGTGTTCAGCCCAACACTGTGATATACAATATTCTGATTGACTTTCTCTGCAAGAGCAGAAATGCTAGTTTAGCACATAAATTGTTTGATTGGATGAGCGAGAAGCATGTGCCCCCAGACGTAACAACCTTCAATGCATTGCTGAAGGGACTTCGCGATACCAATATGCCTGAGAAGGCCTTTGAACTGATGGACAGGATGAGCGAAGAGAGGTGCACTCCTGATTCTGTGACCATTGAAGTTCTCCGGGAATGGCTGCCTGACATTGGTGAAACAAACAGATTAAATAATTTTATGCAGCAAGTAGGGCGTACGGCACCAAAAAGGACAACTTCATAA